One stretch of Sulfuricystis multivorans DNA includes these proteins:
- the rlmN gene encoding 23S rRNA (adenine(2503)-C(2))-methyltransferase RlmN, with protein MTTNLLDFDIDGLTAWFAQLGEKPFRARQVLSWMHRFGVDDFGQMTDVAKSLRAKLTETAEIRGPVPVRDSMAADGTRKWLLDVGQGNAVETVFIPEAGRGTLCVSTQVGCALECAFCSTGRQGFNRNLSTAEIIGQLWHANRVLGAVKQPGVGDPRERVISNVVLMGMGEPLANYDNVVAALRLMLDDHAYGLSRRRVTVSTAGMVPAIDRLREDCPVALAVSLHAPTDALRDELVPLNKKYPLAELMAACRRYLENAPRDFITFEYVLLADVNDRDEDARALSKLVRDIPCKFNLIPFNPFPDSGFRKPSMERVRRFQAILMNADIVTTVRKTRGDEIDAACGQLAGQVRDRTKRRSVELHPEAIAQ; from the coding sequence ATGACGACCAATCTGCTCGATTTCGATATCGACGGGCTGACAGCCTGGTTCGCGCAATTGGGCGAGAAACCCTTCCGCGCGCGCCAGGTGCTCTCCTGGATGCATCGTTTCGGCGTCGACGATTTCGGGCAGATGACCGATGTGGCGAAAAGCCTGCGCGCCAAGCTCACGGAAACGGCCGAGATTCGTGGTCCTGTTCCCGTGCGTGACAGCATGGCTGCCGACGGCACGCGCAAATGGCTGCTCGACGTCGGGCAGGGCAATGCCGTCGAGACGGTATTCATCCCCGAAGCCGGTCGCGGCACCCTGTGCGTGTCGACGCAGGTGGGTTGCGCGCTGGAATGCGCTTTTTGTTCGACGGGCCGGCAGGGTTTCAACCGCAATCTCTCCACCGCCGAGATCATCGGCCAGCTCTGGCACGCCAACCGTGTGCTCGGCGCGGTGAAGCAGCCAGGGGTGGGCGATCCAAGAGAACGCGTGATCAGCAACGTCGTGCTGATGGGTATGGGCGAGCCGTTGGCGAACTACGACAATGTCGTGGCGGCGCTCAGACTGATGCTCGACGACCATGCCTATGGCCTGTCGCGTCGACGCGTCACCGTCTCCACCGCCGGGATGGTGCCGGCGATCGATCGGTTGCGCGAGGATTGTCCGGTGGCACTGGCCGTCTCGCTGCACGCGCCGACCGATGCCTTGCGCGACGAACTGGTACCGCTCAACAAGAAATATCCGCTCGCGGAGCTGATGGCCGCTTGCCGGCGCTATCTGGAAAACGCGCCGCGCGATTTCATCACTTTCGAATACGTGTTGCTCGCCGATGTCAATGATCGCGACGAGGATGCCCGCGCTTTGTCGAAACTGGTGCGCGACATCCCCTGCAAGTTCAACCTGATCCCGTTCAATCCCTTCCCGGATTCGGGTTTTCGCAAGCCATCGATGGAGCGCGTGCGCCGCTTCCAGGCAATCCTGATGAACGCCGACATCGTCACGACGGTGAGGAAAACCCGCGGCGACGAGATCGACGCGGCTTGTGGCCAGTTGGCCGGGCAGGTCAGGGACAGGACCAAACGCCGTTCGGTCGAGCTCCATCCAGAGGCAATCGCCCAATGA
- the pilW gene encoding type IV pilus biogenesis/stability protein PilW has product MIPLRFLPFVLASALLGCASTSAPPKPEPLPDLEQKTAISPPVAADPRERAKVHTDLGLAYLREGQYEIALNEAKIAIEAQDGYAPAYNLKGLVHMALGQNGEAEAAFRQALALAPGNPEISNNFGWFLCQTGRVKDSFAYFNKALANPLYKTPATALHNMGVCALLDKDDVTAESHLFRALKLDPNDLRAYYLLAEIDYRRGRYEDAREWLRKLHERIEPTAETVWLSLRIDRKLGDHKSEAANMGILRRKFRDSPEYLLMMRGAFD; this is encoded by the coding sequence ATGATCCCGTTGCGCTTTTTGCCGTTTGTCTTGGCATCCGCCCTGCTAGGATGTGCGAGCACCTCCGCTCCCCCCAAGCCGGAACCGCTGCCCGATCTGGAACAAAAGACGGCGATCAGCCCACCCGTTGCCGCGGATCCGCGCGAACGGGCGAAGGTGCATACCGATCTCGGTCTTGCCTATCTGCGTGAGGGTCAGTACGAAATCGCGCTCAACGAGGCGAAGATCGCCATCGAGGCCCAGGACGGCTATGCTCCCGCCTACAACCTGAAAGGGCTCGTGCATATGGCCCTCGGGCAGAACGGGGAGGCCGAAGCGGCTTTTCGCCAGGCGTTGGCGCTGGCCCCGGGCAATCCAGAAATCAGCAACAACTTCGGGTGGTTCCTCTGCCAGACGGGCAGGGTCAAGGATTCTTTCGCCTACTTCAACAAGGCGCTTGCCAATCCGCTCTACAAGACGCCCGCCACCGCCTTGCACAACATGGGCGTGTGCGCGCTGCTGGACAAAGACGACGTCACCGCCGAGTCTCATCTGTTCCGTGCCTTGAAGCTCGACCCGAACGACTTGCGCGCCTATTACCTGCTGGCCGAAATCGATTACCGGCGCGGACGTTACGAAGACGCACGCGAGTGGCTGCGCAAATTGCACGAGAGAATCGAACCGACGGCCGAGACCGTATGGCTTTCCTTGCGCATCGACCGTAAACTCGGCGACCACAAGAGCGAGGCGGCCAACATGGGCATCTTGCGCCGCAAATTCCGCGATTCGCCCGAATACCTGTTGATGATGCGCGGAGCGTTCGATTGA
- a CDS encoding helix-turn-helix domain-containing protein → MSELEHDIAGSETSPAAQTLSVGSQLRAAREAAQLTPDDVAQALKFSPRQIAALEADDYAALPGATIVRGFVRNYARLLKLDATKLLQQLDDALPSGPVEVRPPDNMGIASERRGLRESSPLLTLSLVLLLAAALLMLWHFFGPVPQRAAPAAAGAESSIGQTTNQPPASPAPTPVTASADTPVTASADSPVPAPADVATGQGSSPALHFSFADRSWVEVVDANKQVLHSGENPPGSELNLVGQPPFDIVIGNATKVTLSYDGKPIDLAPHTRAEVARLRLE, encoded by the coding sequence TTGAGCGAGTTGGAGCACGACATCGCCGGCAGCGAAACCTCGCCGGCTGCACAAACCCTTTCTGTCGGGTCGCAGTTGCGTGCCGCGCGCGAAGCCGCGCAATTGACCCCTGACGATGTCGCCCAGGCGCTGAAATTCAGCCCCCGGCAGATCGCCGCCCTCGAGGCCGACGATTACGCTGCGCTGCCCGGTGCAACGATCGTGCGCGGCTTCGTGCGCAACTACGCGCGTCTGCTGAAACTGGATGCGACGAAGTTGCTGCAGCAACTCGATGACGCCTTGCCAAGCGGGCCCGTCGAGGTGCGACCGCCCGATAACATGGGGATCGCCAGCGAGCGACGTGGGTTGCGGGAATCCTCCCCGTTGCTGACCCTCTCACTGGTGCTACTGCTGGCGGCTGCCTTGCTGATGCTGTGGCATTTCTTCGGCCCGGTGCCACAGCGGGCCGCGCCGGCGGCAGCTGGCGCAGAATCGTCGATCGGACAAACCACGAACCAGCCGCCGGCTTCACCGGCACCAACGCCCGTTACTGCGTCGGCCGACACTCCCGTTACTGCGTCGGCCGACAGCCCCGTGCCGGCGCCGGCCGATGTGGCGACCGGTCAGGGATCCTCGCCGGCTTTGCATTTCTCGTTTGCCGATCGTTCCTGGGTCGAGGTCGTCGATGCAAACAAGCAGGTGCTGCACAGCGGCGAGAATCCGCCGGGTAGCGAATTGAACCTCGTTGGTCAGCCGCCCTTCGACATCGTGATCGGCAATGCCACGAAGGTCACACTGTCCTATGATGGCAAGCCGATCGATCTCGCTCCTCATACGCGAGCGGAAGTGGCGCGCTTAAGACTCGAATGA
- the ispG gene encoding flavodoxin-dependent (E)-4-hydroxy-3-methylbut-2-enyl-diphosphate synthase — protein sequence MTANIPTRRLTRQVMVGKVCVGGTAPVVVQSMTNTDTADVFATAQQVAMLDRAGAEIVRVTVNTREAAAAVPKIKERLLQLGLEVPLVGDFHFNGHKLLAEVPECAAALDKLRINPGNVGKGAKRFDQFAQMIEFACKFGKPVRIGVNWGSLDQELLARLMDENARRLEPKDATGLMREAMVTSALESAAQAEKLGLPGNAIVLSCKVSGVQDLIAIYRELAAQCDYPLHLGLTEAGMGSKGIVASTAALAVLLQEGIGDTIRVSLTPEPNEPRTKEVVVAQEILQTMGLRAFVPLVVACPGCGRTSSTFFQELAQDIQTYVREKMPKWRLEHRGVEMMTVAVMGCVVNGPGESKHANLGISLPGTGEAPVAPVYADGERLTTLRGENIAAEFRAIIDAYVAKTYPRHS from the coding sequence ATGACGGCGAATATTCCAACACGCCGGCTGACGCGACAGGTCATGGTCGGCAAAGTCTGCGTTGGCGGGACGGCACCGGTTGTCGTCCAATCGATGACCAATACCGACACCGCCGACGTCTTCGCCACGGCCCAGCAGGTAGCCATGCTCGATCGCGCCGGCGCCGAGATCGTGCGCGTCACGGTGAATACCCGCGAGGCTGCGGCTGCGGTGCCGAAGATCAAGGAGCGGCTGCTGCAGCTCGGGCTGGAGGTGCCGCTCGTCGGTGACTTTCATTTCAACGGCCACAAGCTGCTCGCCGAGGTGCCGGAATGCGCCGCCGCGCTCGACAAGCTGCGCATCAATCCCGGCAACGTCGGCAAGGGGGCCAAGCGCTTCGATCAGTTCGCGCAGATGATCGAATTCGCCTGCAAATTCGGCAAGCCCGTGCGTATCGGCGTCAATTGGGGTAGCCTCGATCAGGAGCTCCTCGCCCGGTTGATGGACGAGAATGCCCGTCGCTTGGAGCCGAAGGACGCGACGGGGCTGATGCGTGAGGCGATGGTGACTTCGGCGTTGGAGTCTGCGGCGCAGGCCGAGAAGCTGGGCTTGCCCGGCAATGCGATCGTGCTCTCCTGCAAAGTGAGTGGGGTGCAGGATCTGATTGCGATCTATCGCGAGCTGGCGGCGCAGTGCGACTACCCGCTGCATCTGGGGCTTACCGAGGCCGGCATGGGCAGCAAGGGCATCGTCGCCTCGACCGCAGCGCTGGCCGTGCTGCTGCAGGAGGGCATTGGCGATACGATCCGTGTCTCGCTGACGCCGGAACCGAATGAGCCACGCACCAAGGAGGTCGTCGTCGCGCAGGAAATCTTGCAGACGATGGGCCTGCGTGCCTTCGTGCCGTTGGTGGTGGCCTGCCCCGGCTGCGGCCGCACCAGCAGCACTTTCTTCCAGGAGCTCGCGCAGGACATCCAGACCTATGTGCGGGAGAAGATGCCCAAGTGGCGGCTCGAACACCGTGGTGTGGAAATGATGACCGTGGCGGTGATGGGCTGCGTGGTCAATGGCCCCGGTGAAAGCAAGCATGCCAACCTCGGCATCTCGCTGCCCGGCACGGGTGAAGCGCCGGTGGCGCCCGTCTATGCCGATGGCGAGCGCCTCACCACCTTGCGCGGCGAGAACATCGCCGCCGAATTCCGCGCCATCATCGACGCTTACGTTGCAAAAACCTACCCAAGGCATTCATGA
- the hisS gene encoding histidine--tRNA ligase: protein MSRVLQAIRGMNDILPPESERWEAFEETVRDWLFSYGYRPIRMPLVEPTPLFARAIGAVTDIVEKEMYSFIDSLNGESLTLRPEGTASCVRAVLQHNLLYDGPKRLWYMGPMFRHERPQKGRYRQFHQVGVEALGLAGPDIDAEQILMCARLWDDLGLDGIRLEINSLGQLDERTKHRADLISYLERHIDQLDEDGRRRLHTNPLRILDTKNPALQTLVEGAPKLIDYLGEASLKHFEGVQRLLKDAGVPYRINPRLVRGLDYYNLTVFEWVTDRLGAQGTVCAGGRYDGLIAQLGGKPAPACGFALGVERLMALLESQSGLPEAPAPDVYLVHQGEAAQRLAFRVAEALRDIGCAVISHMGGGSFKSQMKRADASGAQLAVIIGEDEAQKNEASLKPLRVEMEQWRVAVDGLADAVSDWLFGADEAINEE from the coding sequence ATGAGTCGAGTCTTGCAAGCCATCCGCGGCATGAACGACATCCTGCCGCCCGAATCCGAGCGCTGGGAAGCCTTCGAGGAGACCGTGCGCGACTGGCTGTTTTCCTACGGCTACCGGCCGATCCGCATGCCGCTGGTCGAACCCACGCCGCTGTTCGCGCGCGCCATCGGCGCGGTGACCGACATCGTCGAGAAGGAGATGTATTCCTTCATCGACAGCCTCAATGGCGAATCGCTCACGTTGCGCCCGGAGGGGACCGCCTCCTGCGTGCGCGCCGTGTTGCAGCACAATCTTCTTTACGATGGGCCGAAGCGGCTGTGGTACATGGGGCCGATGTTCCGCCATGAACGGCCGCAGAAAGGCCGTTACCGGCAGTTCCACCAGGTCGGTGTCGAGGCGCTGGGGCTGGCGGGTCCCGATATCGACGCCGAGCAGATCCTGATGTGCGCGCGGCTGTGGGACGATCTGGGGCTCGACGGCATCCGCCTCGAGATCAACTCGTTGGGGCAGCTCGATGAGCGTACGAAGCATCGCGCCGACCTGATCAGTTATCTGGAAAGGCATATCGACCAGCTCGACGAGGACGGCAGGCGGCGGTTGCACACGAATCCGTTACGTATCCTCGACACCAAGAACCCGGCCCTGCAAACGCTCGTCGAAGGAGCGCCGAAGCTGATCGATTATCTCGGCGAAGCCTCGCTGAAACATTTCGAAGGCGTACAGCGACTGCTCAAGGATGCCGGTGTTCCCTACCGGATCAATCCGCGGCTGGTGCGCGGGCTCGACTACTACAATCTGACCGTGTTCGAGTGGGTCACCGACCGGCTCGGCGCCCAGGGCACCGTTTGCGCCGGCGGGCGCTACGATGGGCTGATCGCGCAGCTGGGTGGCAAGCCGGCGCCCGCCTGCGGTTTTGCGCTGGGCGTCGAGCGGCTGATGGCGCTGCTGGAGTCCCAAAGCGGCCTGCCGGAAGCGCCGGCGCCCGATGTCTATCTCGTGCATCAGGGCGAGGCGGCGCAGCGTCTTGCCTTCCGGGTGGCGGAAGCCTTGCGCGACATCGGTTGCGCGGTCATCAGCCACATGGGCGGCGGCAGTTTCAAGTCGCAGATGAAGCGCGCCGATGCCTCTGGTGCGCAGCTGGCGGTGATCATCGGCGAGGACGAGGCGCAGAAGAACGAAGCGAGCCTGAAGCCCTTGCGGGTCGAGATGGAGCAATGGCGCGTGGCCGTCGATGGGCTCGCGGATGCGGTAAGCGACTGGCTCTTCGGTGCGGATGAAGCAATCAACGAGGAATGA
- a CDS encoding tetratricopeptide repeat protein: MATYDLEEQEQIEELKTWWKLHGTLVTSVVVAFAVAVVGWQVWQWWQRNEAAKAAQLFGNLQQALAQQDVKRVRLLAGELVDKHAGTAYAGMAAMVAGKVLAETGDLKSAQAQYGWAAEHATDQGTRDLARLRQAIVLAEEKSFDEALKLLAVPPTPNLMMRFLEVRGDILAAQGKAAEARNAYEEAIKALEADRKAEGLPPGTYLDILKDKRDAIGVSS, translated from the coding sequence ATGGCAACCTACGATCTCGAAGAACAGGAACAGATTGAAGAGCTGAAGACCTGGTGGAAGCTGCACGGCACGTTGGTCACCTCGGTGGTGGTCGCTTTCGCCGTCGCCGTGGTCGGCTGGCAGGTCTGGCAATGGTGGCAACGCAACGAGGCCGCCAAGGCCGCGCAGCTATTTGGCAATCTGCAGCAGGCGCTGGCGCAGCAGGATGTCAAACGCGTGCGCCTCTTGGCCGGCGAACTCGTCGACAAGCATGCCGGCACGGCCTATGCCGGCATGGCGGCGATGGTCGCCGGCAAGGTGCTGGCCGAGACCGGCGATCTGAAATCGGCCCAGGCCCAGTACGGCTGGGCGGCGGAACATGCGACGGATCAGGGCACGCGTGATCTCGCGCGGCTTCGGCAGGCCATCGTGCTGGCCGAGGAAAAGTCGTTCGACGAGGCATTGAAGCTCCTTGCCGTGCCGCCAACGCCGAATCTGATGATGCGCTTTCTCGAAGTGCGCGGCGACATCCTCGCCGCCCAGGGCAAGGCCGCTGAGGCCCGCAACGCCTACGAGGAAGCGATCAAGGCGCTCGAAGCCGACCGCAAGGCCGAGGGTTTGCCGCCCGGAACGTACCTCGACATCCTGAAGGACAAGCGCGACGCGATCGGGGTGAGCTCATGA
- the bamB gene encoding outer membrane protein assembly factor BamB, which translates to MRFSALLLSCATVLLAGCAALSDTVDAINPFSKSVPKAKPAPLPVIQPQAEIGRLWQASIGKAGEYALTPAVVGESVYAAARDGTLARFDAGRQVWRIETGKPLSGGVGASDQLVVVGTPKGEVLAFHARDGKLAWQAQVSSEILASPALAGDLVVVRSADAHIFAFDAASGLRRWLYQRPLPTLVLRSTAGVVLTDKAVFAGFPGGKLVAIARGNGAALWESTVALPRGTTELERIADVASDPVVEMATVCAVAYQGRLACFDSDNGRQLWARDISSVAGLDIGQRAIFVTDEKGVVHAFERNGGATLWKQDKLRLRGVGRPLALDRKVVVGDFEGYLHVLAEDDGSFLARSSTDGSPLLAPLRRMAAENFVVQTRNGGIFAFALR; encoded by the coding sequence ATGAGGTTCTCCGCACTGCTGTTGTCGTGCGCCACCGTGCTGCTGGCCGGCTGCGCCGCCTTGAGCGACACCGTCGATGCGATCAATCCCTTCAGCAAGTCGGTGCCGAAGGCCAAGCCCGCGCCGCTGCCGGTCATCCAGCCGCAGGCCGAGATCGGCCGTCTCTGGCAGGCGAGCATCGGCAAGGCCGGGGAATATGCGCTGACGCCGGCCGTGGTCGGCGAAAGCGTCTATGCCGCAGCGCGTGACGGCACGCTGGCGCGCTTCGACGCCGGCCGCCAGGTCTGGAGGATCGAGACTGGCAAGCCGCTCTCCGGCGGTGTCGGCGCCAGCGACCAGCTGGTGGTGGTCGGCACTCCGAAAGGGGAGGTGCTTGCCTTCCATGCTCGAGATGGCAAGTTGGCCTGGCAGGCGCAGGTCAGTTCCGAAATCCTTGCCTCCCCGGCACTGGCCGGCGATCTCGTCGTCGTGCGCAGCGCCGACGCGCACATCTTCGCCTTCGATGCGGCCTCTGGCCTCCGCCGCTGGCTGTATCAGCGGCCTCTGCCCACGCTGGTGCTGCGCTCCACGGCGGGCGTCGTGCTGACCGACAAGGCCGTCTTTGCCGGTTTCCCCGGCGGCAAGCTGGTCGCGATCGCGCGTGGCAATGGTGCGGCGCTGTGGGAATCCACGGTAGCGCTGCCGCGTGGCACGACCGAACTCGAGCGCATCGCCGATGTCGCCAGCGATCCGGTGGTCGAAATGGCTACCGTCTGTGCCGTCGCCTATCAGGGACGGCTGGCCTGTTTCGACAGCGACAATGGCCGGCAGCTCTGGGCCCGCGACATCTCCTCGGTGGCAGGTCTCGACATCGGCCAGCGGGCCATCTTCGTCACGGATGAAAAGGGCGTCGTGCATGCCTTCGAACGCAACGGCGGTGCCACGCTATGGAAGCAGGACAAGCTGCGCCTGCGCGGTGTCGGCCGCCCGCTGGCGCTGGACCGCAAGGTCGTCGTCGGTGATTTCGAGGGTTATCTGCACGTGCTCGCCGAGGACGACGGCAGCTTTCTCGCGCGCAGCTCGACCGATGGCTCGCCCCTGCTGGCGCCGCTGCGGCGCATGGCGGCCGAGAATTTCGTCGTGCAGACCAGAAACGGCGGCATCTTCGCCTTCGCTTTGCGTTGA
- the der gene encoding ribosome biogenesis GTPase Der yields the protein MIPTLALVGRPNVGKSTLFNRLTKSRAALVADQPGLTRDRHYGQGRLGKRPFLVIDTGGFEPQAKEGLVYEMARQAEAAIAEADALLFIVDVRTGLTPQDKVIAERLRRSGRPVYLVVNKAEGMDRDVVAAEFHELGCGEPYVISAAHGEGVRELLELVLARFPEAAEEAPEETGPRVAIVGRPNVGKSTLVNTLLGEERMIAFDQPGTTRDAIATPFEKNGRRYTLIDTAGLRRKGKVFEAIEKFSVVKTLQAIEAANVVVLMVDASQNISDQDAHIAGFCCDAGRALVLAVNKWDAVDAYRREQVKRDIQRKLNFLGFARVHYISALKGQGVAGLLQSVALAYAAAMAKLPTPKLTRVLLDAVQKQAPPRHGNVRPKLRYAHQGGSNPPVVVIHGNALEHVPPAYVRYLEHAFVEAFGLQGTPLRIQFKSSKNPYVDKG from the coding sequence ATGATTCCCACGCTCGCGCTCGTCGGCCGTCCCAATGTCGGCAAATCCACGCTGTTCAACCGGCTGACCAAGTCGCGGGCGGCGCTGGTCGCCGATCAACCTGGGCTGACACGCGATCGCCACTATGGCCAAGGCCGGCTCGGCAAACGCCCCTTTCTGGTCATCGATACCGGTGGTTTCGAGCCGCAGGCGAAGGAGGGGCTGGTTTATGAAATGGCGCGCCAGGCCGAGGCGGCGATCGCCGAAGCCGATGCGCTGTTGTTCATCGTCGATGTGCGCACGGGACTCACGCCGCAGGACAAGGTGATCGCCGAGCGACTGCGTCGTTCGGGCCGCCCTGTGTATCTGGTCGTCAACAAGGCCGAGGGCATGGACCGCGATGTCGTCGCGGCGGAATTCCACGAACTCGGCTGTGGAGAACCCTATGTCATCTCCGCCGCGCACGGCGAAGGGGTGCGCGAGCTGCTGGAGCTGGTGCTGGCTCGCTTTCCCGAGGCAGCCGAAGAAGCGCCGGAAGAGACCGGGCCACGTGTGGCGATCGTCGGCCGGCCCAATGTCGGCAAGAGCACGCTGGTCAACACCCTGCTCGGCGAGGAGCGCATGATCGCCTTTGACCAGCCGGGCACGACGCGCGATGCGATCGCCACGCCGTTCGAGAAGAATGGCCGGCGCTACACGCTGATCGACACGGCGGGCCTGCGCCGTAAGGGCAAGGTGTTCGAGGCCATCGAAAAGTTTTCGGTGGTCAAGACGCTGCAGGCGATCGAGGCCGCCAATGTCGTGGTGCTGATGGTCGATGCGAGCCAGAACATCTCCGACCAGGATGCACACATCGCCGGTTTTTGCTGTGATGCCGGTCGCGCGCTGGTGCTGGCGGTCAACAAGTGGGATGCCGTCGATGCCTATCGTCGCGAGCAGGTCAAGCGGGACATCCAGCGCAAACTCAATTTCCTTGGCTTTGCGCGCGTGCATTACATCTCGGCGCTCAAAGGACAGGGTGTGGCGGGTCTGCTACAGTCGGTCGCCTTGGCTTACGCCGCCGCGATGGCCAAGCTGCCCACTCCGAAGCTGACGCGCGTGCTGCTCGACGCCGTGCAAAAGCAGGCGCCGCCGCGACATGGCAACGTGCGCCCGAAGCTGCGCTATGCCCATCAGGGTGGCAGTAATCCGCCCGTGGTCGTGATTCACGGCAATGCGCTCGAGCACGTACCGCCGGCCTACGTGCGCTATCTCGAGCATGCTTTCGTCGAGGCGTTCGGGCTGCAGGGCACACCCTTGCGCATCCAGTTCAAGAGCAGCAAGAACCCTTACGTCGATAAGGGCTGA
- the fdxA gene encoding ferredoxin FdxA has translation MTYVVTENCIKCKYTDCVDVCPVDCFREGPNFLVIDPDECIDCTLCVPECPAEAIFAEDDVPDEQREFVALNAELAKQWPPIVERKAPLPDADEWRGKPGKKSLLERCG, from the coding sequence ATGACCTACGTCGTGACGGAAAACTGCATCAAGTGCAAATATACGGACTGCGTCGATGTCTGCCCGGTCGATTGTTTCCGCGAGGGGCCGAATTTCCTCGTCATCGATCCGGACGAGTGCATCGACTGCACCTTGTGCGTGCCGGAGTGTCCGGCCGAGGCGATTTTCGCCGAGGACGACGTGCCGGACGAGCAACGCGAATTCGTCGCGTTGAACGCAGAGCTGGCCAAGCAGTGGCCGCCGATCGTCGAGCGCAAGGCGCCCTTGCCGGATGCGGACGAATGGCGCGGCAAGCCGGGCAAGAAATCCTTGCTCGAACGCTGCGGTTGA
- the aroC gene encoding chorismate synthase gives MPGNTLGTLFSVTSFGESHGPAIGCVVDGCPPGLELSAGDIQVELDRRKPGTSRHVTQRREADEVEILSGVFEGKTTGTPIALLIRNTDQRSKDYGSIARTFRPGHADYTYWQKYGIRDYRGGGRSSARETAVRVAAGAIAKKWLKERFGVSIRGWMSQLGPIEIPFVDAAEIDRNPFFAPNAAIVPELEAYMDRLRKEGDSVGAKIEVVASGVPPGWGDPVYDRLDARIAYAMMGINAVKGVEIGAGFRSVAQRGSEHGDELTPQGFLSNHAGGILGGISTGQEVRVSIAIKPTSSIRIPRRSIDIDGRPVMVSTEGRHDPCVGIRATPIAEAMLALVLIDAALLDRAQCADVHCPTAAIPGQAPPAGSDSAC, from the coding sequence ATGCCCGGCAATACCCTCGGCACGCTGTTTTCCGTCACCTCGTTCGGCGAATCGCACGGGCCGGCGATCGGTTGCGTCGTCGATGGCTGCCCCCCGGGGCTCGAACTGTCTGCCGGCGACATCCAGGTCGAGCTCGATCGCCGCAAGCCTGGCACCTCGCGTCATGTCACGCAGCGACGCGAAGCCGATGAAGTCGAGATTCTCTCCGGCGTCTTCGAGGGCAAGACCACGGGCACGCCGATCGCGCTCCTGATCCGCAATACCGATCAGCGCAGTAAGGACTACGGCAGCATCGCGCGGACTTTCCGGCCGGGTCATGCCGACTACACGTACTGGCAGAAATACGGCATCCGCGACTATCGCGGTGGTGGGCGCTCTTCCGCGCGAGAGACGGCGGTGCGCGTCGCCGCCGGCGCGATCGCGAAGAAATGGCTGAAGGAACGTTTCGGCGTGTCGATCCGCGGCTGGATGAGCCAGCTCGGGCCGATCGAGATTCCTTTCGTCGATGCCGCGGAGATCGACCGTAATCCCTTCTTTGCGCCGAACGCCGCGATCGTGCCGGAGCTCGAGGCTTATATGGATCGACTGCGCAAGGAGGGCGATTCGGTCGGCGCCAAGATCGAGGTCGTGGCCAGCGGCGTGCCGCCGGGCTGGGGCGATCCGGTCTATGACCGGCTCGATGCGCGGATCGCCTATGCGATGATGGGCATCAATGCGGTCAAGGGGGTGGAAATCGGCGCCGGCTTCCGAAGCGTTGCCCAGCGTGGCAGCGAGCATGGCGACGAACTGACGCCACAGGGGTTCCTCTCCAATCACGCTGGCGGCATCCTGGGCGGCATTTCCACCGGCCAGGAGGTGCGCGTCTCCATCGCCATCAAGCCGACCTCGAGCATTCGCATTCCGCGCCGCTCGATCGACATCGACGGTCGGCCGGTGATGGTATCCACCGAAGGACGTCACGATCCCTGTGTCGGTATCCGTGCCACGCCGATCGCCGAGGCCATGCTCGCGCTGGTGCTGATCGATGCCGCGCTGCTCGATCGGGCGCAATGCGCCGATGTGCATTGCCCGACGGCGGCGATTCCCGGCCAGGCGCCACCGGCTGGATCGGACTCGGCCTGTTAG
- a CDS encoding YdcH family protein → MHVDHHDLYSEFPELRDAIDTMKAESGFFAALCARYHRLTGKVEDLEEHDMPVADFTLEDMKKERVRLKDEIYQLLMAYRIGQKHCA, encoded by the coding sequence ATGCACGTCGACCATCACGATCTCTACAGCGAGTTTCCGGAACTGCGCGACGCCATCGACACGATGAAGGCCGAAAGCGGTTTCTTCGCTGCCCTTTGCGCCCGCTACCACCGCCTGACCGGCAAGGTCGAGGATCTCGAGGAGCATGACATGCCGGTGGCCGACTTCACGCTCGAAGACATGAAGAAAGAGCGCGTCAGGCTCAAAGACGAGATCTACCAGTTGCTGATGGCTTACCGCATCGGTCAGAAACACTGCGCTTGA